In Pseudomonas poae, a single genomic region encodes these proteins:
- a CDS encoding HlyD family type I secretion periplasmic adaptor subunit, translating into MSMSKPMLVSDTPHNVLALDDKKYSRLGWWLVLGGFVGFIGWAALAPLDKGVAVSGKVMVSGHRKTVQHPAGGIVERIEVRDGDVVSAGQVLLRLKETPLRGQMQSLRSQYLASLASEARLSAESEGLLAITFGPELLNDPEAAGTLNLQRQLFSSRAQALATEQQGLRETIAGAEAQLRGTRDSQASKVQQRAALNEQLQGLRELARDGYIPRNRLLDSERLYSQIDGAIAEDYGRIGLLQRQVLELRLRIRQLGEDFQKDLRGQLAETRTRSDDLRNRLASAEFELANSLVRAPASGVVVGLEVYTEGGVIKPGQPLMDIVPQGEPLLVEARVPVQMVDKVHPGLPVELMFSAFNQATTPRVAGEVTLVSADRQVDERTDEPYYTVRAQVSAAGMQQLDGVQIRPGMPVETFVKTGERSMLNYLFKPLLDRTHMALVEE; encoded by the coding sequence ATGAGCATGAGCAAACCGATGTTGGTGAGCGACACACCCCATAACGTGCTGGCGCTGGACGACAAAAAATATTCGCGACTGGGCTGGTGGCTGGTGCTGGGCGGCTTTGTCGGGTTTATCGGCTGGGCCGCGCTGGCCCCGCTGGACAAGGGCGTGGCGGTGTCGGGCAAGGTCATGGTGTCGGGGCATCGCAAAACGGTGCAACACCCTGCCGGTGGCATCGTCGAGCGTATCGAGGTGCGCGACGGTGATGTGGTCAGCGCAGGCCAGGTGTTGCTGCGCTTGAAGGAAACCCCGTTGCGTGGGCAGATGCAGTCCCTGCGCAGCCAGTACCTCGCGTCCCTCGCCAGCGAGGCACGGCTGAGTGCGGAAAGTGAAGGTTTGCTCGCAATCACCTTCGGCCCTGAACTGCTCAACGATCCAGAGGCGGCGGGAACGTTGAACCTGCAACGGCAACTGTTCAGCAGTCGCGCCCAGGCGTTGGCCACTGAGCAGCAGGGCCTGCGCGAAACCATCGCCGGTGCTGAAGCGCAGTTGCGTGGCACACGGGACTCCCAGGCCAGCAAAGTCCAGCAACGAGCGGCGTTGAATGAGCAGTTGCAGGGTTTGCGGGAGTTGGCGCGCGACGGTTATATCCCGCGCAATCGCTTGCTCGACAGCGAGCGGCTGTACTCACAGATCGACGGCGCGATTGCCGAGGACTACGGCCGCATCGGCCTGTTGCAACGCCAGGTGCTGGAACTGCGCCTGCGTATCCGCCAGCTCGGCGAAGACTTTCAGAAAGACCTGCGCGGCCAACTGGCCGAGACTCGCACCCGCAGCGACGACCTGCGCAACCGCTTGGCCTCGGCTGAATTTGAACTGGCCAATAGCCTGGTGCGTGCGCCCGCGTCTGGGGTCGTCGTCGGCCTGGAGGTGTACACCGAAGGCGGGGTGATCAAGCCCGGCCAGCCGCTGATGGACATCGTGCCCCAAGGCGAGCCGTTGCTGGTGGAAGCGCGAGTGCCGGTGCAGATGGTCGACAAGGTGCACCCCGGCTTGCCGGTGGAGCTGATGTTCTCGGCGTTCAACCAGGCCACCACGCCACGGGTGGCCGGCGAGGTAACGCTGGTGTCCGCCGACCGCCAGGTGGATGAGCGCACCGACGAGCCTTACTACACGGTGCGCGCCCAGGTCAGTGCGGCCGGCATGCAACAACTGGACGGCGTGCAGATCCGTCCGGGCATGCCGGTGGAAACCTTCGTCAAGACCGGCGAGCGCTCGATGCTCAACTACTTGTTCAAACCCCTGCTGGATCGCACTCACATGGCCTTGGTGGAAGAATGA